One part of the uncultured Bacteroides sp. genome encodes these proteins:
- a CDS encoding glycosyltransferase family 2 protein gives MGVKISIVTVTFNRAHVIKDAIEGVLKQNYKNYEYIIVDGKSKDNTVELLKEYETRFDGRMRWISEPDKGLYDAINKGIKMATGDVVGIINSDDYFHRTDTFDVIAKAFENGQTEAIYADEEDVNEENGKRFRYSGSFFSTWMYRIGMMPSHPTFYAKKDLFEKYGYYKLGYKIAADFELIMRFAYVNKVKMKYVPEAILTFRLGGVSTNLKNKMLLNKETVRALKENGLFACEPMIWLKYFFKIKQIVNSL, from the coding sequence ATGGGTGTAAAGATTTCTATTGTTACAGTTACGTTCAATCGTGCTCATGTTATAAAGGATGCTATTGAAGGTGTACTGAAGCAAAACTATAAAAACTATGAATATATCATCGTAGATGGTAAATCGAAGGATAATACCGTAGAGCTTCTGAAGGAGTACGAAACTCGCTTTGACGGACGTATGCGTTGGATTTCAGAACCAGATAAAGGTTTGTATGATGCTATTAACAAGGGCATCAAAATGGCAACTGGCGATGTGGTGGGTATTATCAATTCTGATGACTATTTCCATAGAACGGATACTTTTGATGTGATTGCCAAGGCTTTTGAAAACGGCCAAACGGAAGCAATCTATGCGGATGAGGAAGATGTAAACGAAGAGAATGGCAAGCGATTCAGGTATAGCGGAAGTTTCTTTAGTACATGGATGTATCGTATAGGAATGATGCCGTCTCATCCAACGTTTTATGCAAAAAAGGATTTGTTTGAGAAATACGGCTACTACAAGTTAGGTTATAAGATTGCTGCAGACTTTGAACTGATTATGCGTTTTGCATACGTGAATAAAGTGAAAATGAAGTATGTGCCAGAAGCTATCCTGACTTTCCGATTGGGTGGTGTAAGTACGAATCTGAAGAATAAAATGCTGCTCAACAAGGAGACAGTACGCGCGTTGAAAGAAAATGGGTTGTTTGCTTGCGAGCCTATGATATGGCTTAAGTATTTCTTCAAGATTAAACAAATTGTGAATTCACTTTGA